The genomic DNA CACCAGATCAAGCTGCTGGATCAGAAAGCGGTTGTGGCTGGCCAAATGGATCTGCCGGTGAAACCGCCGGTTGGACCGGCTGAGCGCAGCCGGGTCATCCACCTTCGCCCGGTCCTCCTGCACCATCTGCCCCAGCACTTTCACCTCTTCGGCGGTCGCATGGCGGGCCGCCAGCCGCGCCGCCAGCCCCTCCAGCTCGGCCCGCACCACGTAAAGCTCCGCCAGTTCGTTGTGGTCAAGCGAGGCCACAATCAGGCTGCGCCCGTCGCGCACCAGCAGGCCTTGGGTTTCCAGCCGCTGCAACGCCTCGCGGATCGGCGTGCGAGACACCCCGAACCGCTCCGCCAGCTCGCTCTCCACCAATCGGTCGCCGGGCTTGTAGGTGCCCAGATCAATCGCATCGAGAATAAGCCCGTAGGCATCCCCCTGCGCGGGCCGTGCGCTTGGCATCCAACCACTCCTCTTTGTCTCGTCCGGCGAGCCTATGCGCCCGCGCCGCCCCAAGGCAAGCGGCCCTTGCGCCGCACCGCCCGCGCGCCTAGCGTCCGCCCCATGTCGCACGCCCCCCTCTTCTCCCATGTCGCCGCCTGGGTCTTTGACCTCGACAACACGCTCTATCCACCCGAGGCCCGCCTCTTCGACCAGATCGAGGTGCGCATGACCGCATGGGTGATGGAGGCGCTCGGCGTCGATCAGCCCGAGGCCGACGCGCTGCGCAAGAAATACTGGGCCGAGTACGGCACCACGCTCGCCGGGCTGATGGAGGTCCACGGGCTCGACCCGGCCCCCTATCTCACCCATGTCCACGACATCTCGCTCGACCATCTGGACGCGGATGACGCCCTCGCCGCCGCCATTGCCGCCCTGCCCGGCAACAAGTTCGTCTACACCAACGGCTCCAAGCCCTATGCCGAGCGGGTGCTTTCCGCACGCGGCCTGTCCGGCCTCTTTGACGAGGTCTTCGGGGTCGAGCATGCGGGTTTTCGGCCCAAGCCCGAGCGGGCGGCGTTTGAAACCGTCTTTGCCAAGGCCGGTCTCGACCCGGCCCGCGGCGCCATGTTCGAGGACGATCCCCGCAACCTCGCCGCGCCCCACGCAATGGGCATGCGCACCGTCCACGTCGCGCCCGAGCCGCTGGCGGCCCCACACATCCACCACCACACCGCCGACCTCACCCGCTTCCTCACTGGCCTCTAGCACGCGGCCCTTTGGTAAGGGGGAAAGCACGGCGAGGCCCGGATGAGCCCGCTCGGTCGGTTAACCTCTCGCCATTTTGCAAAAATCCCCTGTGCATAGGATGTGCATGGGTTGTGCATCACATGTTGCCCGTTAACTTTCCCGGGTTAACGCCAAAATCTGCGCCGCGCACAGGCATTTTCGCAAAACCTCCGCTGCGCCGATACGTCCCCTTGGCAATTGCCTCCCAAGCGCCCTAAATCCCCACAATGGCACGTAAAACAACCGATATCCTCATCGCAGGCGCGGGCATCGCAGGGTTGACGGCTGCGGCCTGTTTCGCCCATGCCGGATACAGCGTCACCCTCGCCGCCCCAAGGCCCCCAAGCCGAGATAAAGCCGATGGAGATCAACGCTCTACCGCCTTTCTCGACCCGGCGATCAACCTCTTCACAGAGGCCGGCCTCTGGCAGCCTCTCGCGCCCCATGCCCAGCCCCTGCAAGAGTTGCACATCACCGATACCACTAGCTGGCCCCCCAAAATCCGCGATTCCCGCGCCTTCCGCTCCAGCGCGCCCGGCACCCCGCCCCTCGCGCAAAACCTGATGAACTGGCGCATCGCGGATGTGCTGCTCAACGCTTTGGAATCCCTGCCAAATGTCACCCTCCACTGGGGCGCGAGCTTTGCTTCAATGGTCACGCGGGAGGGCGAGGCGATCGTCCGGCTGAGCGATGGCACCGGCCTGCGCGCCCGGCTAGTGATCGGTGCCGACGGGCGCGAGAGCGCGGTGCGCGAAACCGCTGGAATTGCGGCAGAAATCTCCCGTTTCGGGCAAAAGGCCCTCGCCTTCTCCGTCACCCACCCGGAGCCGCACCACAACATCTCCACCGAGGTCTACAATCAGGGCGGGCCCTTCACCCTCATTCCCCTCCCCGATGACGATGGCACCCCCACCTCAGCGGTGGTCTGGATGAACCCCGGCCCCGAGGCCCTGCGCCTGCAAGCCCTTGAGCCGGAAGATTTTTCCGCCGAGGCCACCATGCGCTCCGCTGGCCTCCTCGGCCCGCTCACCCTTGCTAGCCCGCGCGCCCTCTTCCCGATCATCACGCTGCACGCCAAGGCCCTCACAGCCCAGCGCACCGCCCTCATCGCCGAGGCCGCCCATGTGATTCCGCCCATCGGTGCACAGGGGCTCAACACCTCGCTGAACGATCTCGCCGCCCTCCTGGGCAGCGCCACGCCAGAAACCCTCGGCTCCCGGCAACATCTTGATGCTTATGAAAATTCCCGCGCCCGCGACGTGGCCGCACGGGTCGCGGCAATCGGCTTTTACAACCGCCTCACCCGCTCCGGCCTGCCGCCGCTGCAATCGCTGCGCCTCTCCGGCCTCAAGGTCGTGGCCGATGTGCCGCCCCTGCGCCGCGCGGTGATGCGTGCGGGCATGGGCGGTTAACCGGTGATTAGGATCTAGGCGATAACCTTGTCGAGAACCCGCTCAAGCCGTCCGAGCGTCGCCTCAACATCCGCCAGCTTGTCGAGCCCGAAAAGCCCGATGCGGAAGCTCCTGTAATCCGCGCCTTCGTCCACCATCAGCGGCACCCCGGCGGCGATCTGCACGCCCTCTGCGGCAAAGGCGCGGCCGGTCTGCAGCTCCGGGTCGTCGGTGTAGACCACCACCACGCCCGGCGCGCCAAAGCCCTCTGCGGCCACGCTTTTCACCCCCTTGGCGGCAAGCATGGCCCGCGCCCCATCGCCGAGCGCCTGCTGCGCGGCCTTCACTTCGCCGAAGCCTCTGGCCTCGGTCTCTTTCAGCGCGTCGCGAAACACCCGCAGCGCATCGGTCGGCATCGTCGCGTGGTAGGCATGCCCCCCCGCCTCGTAGCTCTGCATGATCGCCAGCCACTTGCCCAGATCACAGGCAAAACTGTCGCTCTTGGTCTCCGCCACCTTCTCCTCGGCCCGCGCCGAAAGCATCACCAGCCCCGCCGAGGGCGGTGCCGACCAGCCCTTCTGCGGCGCTGAAATCAGCACATCCACCCCGGTCGCTTCCATATCAACCCAGATGCAGCCCGAGGCGATACAGTCGAGCACCATCAGCCCGCCAACCTCATGAACGGCCTTGGAAATTTCGGCGATGTAATCATCCGGCAGGATCATCCCGCTCGCGGTTTCCACATGCGGCGCAAACACCAGCGCAGGCGCCTCGGCCTTGATCCGGGCCACCACCTCTTCCACCGGCGCGGGCGCAAAGGCTGCGGTCGCGTCATTCCCCGCCCGCCGGGCCTTCATCACGATCTCTTCTGCCGGAAGCCCGCCCGCCTCAAAGATCTGGCTCCAGCGGTAGGAAAAGAACCCGTTGCGCACCACCAGCACCGTCTCGTCGCGGGCCAGCTGCCGCGCCACGGCCTCCATCGCATAGGTGCCACCGCCCGGCACCACGGCAACGGCAGCGGCGTTGTAGCAGGCTTTCAAGCCGGATGAGATGTCGCGCATAACCTCCTGAAAAGCCTTGCTCATGTGGTTCAGCGAGCGGTCGGTGAACACCACCGAGAACTCCAGCAGCCCATCCGGGTCGATATCTCCGCGCAAGGCAGTCATGGGGCGATCCTCCGTTTTCGGTCGGCCCATAGCTATCGCCAACCCGGCCTGAGGCAAAGCCCCGACTGCGGCTCAGCGGCGAACCACCAGCACATCGCAGGGCGGTGTTCGGATGAGGCTCTCGGTGAACTGGCCGAGGAGCGAAATCGAAATCGCGGCCCGGCCATGGGCGCCCACTGCAATGAGCTCGGGTTGAAAGCTCTCAATTTCGTGGTCGAGGCTCAACGACACCGAGCCCACCATCGGCACCGGCTGCGCCATCTTCTCGGGCAGTTGCGCGGCCTCCCACCACGCGGCAAGTTCCCGTTCCGCCTCCTTGACGAAGGGCGCAAGCGCCTTTGCGCTCTGCTGCGGGGCAACTAGCCCGCGGTAAGGCACATGCACCGCGTGGAACGCCTTGAGGATGGCCTCCGGGGCAAATCTGCCCGCCGCCTGCGCCGCAGCCGCGCAGGACGACGAAAGGTCGATCCCGCAGAGAACCCGTTGGTAGGCCCCGGTCACGGCCCCGGCCGCCAGCAGCACCGGCCGCTCGCTGGCACGCACGATCCGCTCCATGGTCGTCCCGCTGAAAAAATCCCAGAACGCGCGGGTCCGATGTACCCCGAGCACCACCAGATCCGCCTCGATGCGCGTCGCGCAGGCGGTGATCGTGGCCACCGGCTCGCCGATCTCGACCCGGATCTCCGCCTTGCGCTCCGAGATCGACCCGCATTGCCCACCAAGCTGCTTTTCCGCCTCGGCGGCCATCGTCGAGGCGACAGGTCGCGGCAGATCTTCATCGACAACGGCAAGCACGGTCAGCTCTGCGTCCATGTCTTCTGCAAGGCGATAGGCGCGGCGCAGCGCGCGGTCGGAACGTTCGGAAAGGTCGGTGGCGACGAGGATTCGGGTCATTTCGGGATCCTTCTGCAGCGGGCCTCAAGATGCCCCAAGGATAACCTGAATCGCTGCATTCACCACCGTGACATCTTATCCCGCCAGCGGCCCCGGGCGGCGCTCTTCGGTGAGCAGCACATTGGCCTCCACGTTGCCCACACCGGGCATCGCCATGATCCGCCGCCGCAGCACTCGCTCAAAATCGGCAAGGTCGCGGGCCGTCACCCGCAGGCGGTAATCGTAGAGCCCCAGCACGTGCTCCACCGTCTGCACCTCCGGAATGGCGCTCACCGCCCGCTCAAAATCGTCGAGCGAAACCCGCCCCTTGGTCGCCAGCTTGACGCCAAGAAAGACCGTCACACCAAAGCCCAGCTTTTCGGCATCGAGCCGCAGTCGCCGCCCCGAGATCGCCCCCGCCTCGGTCAGCCGCTTGATCCGCCGCCACGCCGCCGGTTGCGAAAGCCCCAGCTTGCGGCCCACCGCGCCCGCGCTCAGCCGGCCATCCGCCTGCAACGCAGCCAAAATTTCCCAGTCCAACTCATCAAGCGTCATACCGGCAGCGCCTCCTGCCGCTTGATCCGGCTCACATGCATCAGCGCCTCGATATCGGCGATATGGGGCAGCGCCATGATCTTTTCCCGATAGACCGCCGTCCAATGCCCCATGTCACGGGCGATCACCTCCAGCCGCACGTCGACCCTGCCGAGAAAGGTCTGAATTTCCGTCACTTCCCGCACCTCGCGCGCGGCGTTAAGAAAATCGTCAAAGGCGCGTGGCAATGTCTTGTCGAGGGTGATCCGGAGCGAGACCCGCACCGCAAAGCCAAGCGCCTCCCAGTCAATCACGGCCTCCTGCCCACCAATCACCCCGTCGCGCTCCATCCGCTCCACCCGCCGCCAGGCCTGCTGGGCAGACAGGCCAACACGCTCCGCCAGTTCGGCAGCCTTCAGGCTCGGCTCGGCCTGAAGATGACGGAGAATGCGGCGATCGTGATTGTCTAGCATGGTTTTCTCTCAAATAGGGAAGATGGTGAATTACTTTTTCACTCAGAACGCAAAATACGTCAACACCAACTCTCCCCCGCCCGCCAAAGCATCGCTACAACCCGCCCCAACGAAACCACTCCCGGAGGGACAGACATGCGCGTTTATTATGACCGCGATTGCGACATTAACCTGATCAAAGACAAAAAGGTGGCCATTCTCGGCTACGGCTCCCAAGGCCACGCCCACGCGCTCAACCTGCGCGACTCCGGCGCCAAAAACCTCGTCGTCGCCCTGCGCGAAGGCTCCCCCTCCGCCAAGAAGGCCGAGGGCGAAGGCCTCAAGGTCATGGGCATCGCCGAAGCCGCAGCCTGGTGCGACCTGATGATGTTCACCATGCCCGACGAGCTTCAGGCCGAAACCTGGAACAAATACGTCAAGGACAACATCAAGCCCGGCTCCGCCATCGCCTTCGCCCACGGCCTCAACGTGCACTTCGGCCTGATCGAAGCCCCCGCTGGCGTCGACGTCATCATGATGGCCCCCAAGGGCCCCGGCCACACCGTGCGCGGCGAGTACACCAAGGGCGGCGGCGTGCCCTGCCTCGTGGCCGTGCACAACGACGCCTCCGGCAAAGCGCTGGAAATCGGCCTCTCCTACTGCTCCGCCATTGGCGGCGGCCGCTCGGGCATCATCGAAACCAACTTCCGCGAAGAGTGCGAAACCGACCTCTTCGGTGAGCAGGTCGTGCTCTGCGGCGGCCTCGTCGAGCTGATCCGCATGGGCTTCGAAACCCTCGTCGAGGCGGGCTACGCTCCCGAGATGGCCTATTTCGAGTGCCTCCACGAAGTGAAGCTGATCGTGGACCTGATCTACGAAGGCGGCATCGCCAACATGAACTACTCGATCTCCAACACCGCCGAGTATGGCGAGTATGTCTCCGGCCCGCGCATCCTGCCCTACGAAGAGACCAAGAAGCGCATGAAAGAGGTGCTGACCGACATCCAGAAAGGTGTGTTCGTGCGGGACTTCATGCAGGAAAACGCCGTTGGCCAGCCCAACTTCAAGGCCACTCGCCGCATCAACGACGAGCACCAGATCGAAGAAGTCGGCGAGAAGCTTCGCGGCATGATGCCCTGGATCTCCGCCGGCAAGATGGTGGACAAAGAGCGCAACTAAGGCGCCGCCTTCACCGGCATATGTAAAATTGAGCAACCCCGGCCATCGCGCCGGGGTTGTGCTTTCCGGAAGGCCCCATGAACGTGCAAGCCCCTGAAATCACGGCCAGAAGCTGGGCGATGATCGCCACCCTCGGTGTGATCTGGGGCGGCACCTTCATGGTGCAGAGCCTTGCGCTGCAAACCACGGCGCCCTTCTGGGTGGCTGCCGCGCGGGTCAGCTTTGCCGCGCTGCTCACGGCGTTGGTCTGGCGGCTGAGGGGCGGCCACATGTTCACCACCACGGCCACCGACTGGCCCCGCCTCACCGTCGTTGCCCTGCTCTCCTCGGCCATCCCCTTCATGTGCCTGAGCTGGGGCCAGCAATTCGTGCCCTCGGCATTTGCCGGGGTCTCCATGGCCAGCGTCACGCTCTTTATCCTCCCCCTCGCCCATCTGTTTCTGCCCGGCGAGCGGATGACCCTGCGCCGCACGGCGGGCTTCTTGCTCGGCTTCGCAGGCGTGGCCGCGCTGATCGGGCCAGAAGCCCTTTCGGCCACGGGCGCAGCAAACGAAAGCTGGGGCCGCGCAGCCTGCCTCGCGGCGGCCAGTTGCTATGCCGTCTCCTCCGTGATGATGCGCCGCTTGCCCCCGATCGACCCCATCGGCCTCACCTTCGCCACCGTGGCCATCGGCGCGCTCTTCGTTATCCCTATGGCCTCTCTCGTCCACGGCGCACCGTCCAACCCCGGCACAAAAGGCCTGCTGATCCTCGCCCTGCTCGGCCTCGTCCCCACCGCCGGTGCCAACCTGCTGCGCATCCTCGTGATCCGCTCCGCCGGCCCGGTGTTCATGAGCCTGACGAATTACCTCGTCCCGCTCTGCTCCATCCTCTTCGGCTGGCTCATCCTGTCAGAGGATCTGCCCGGCTCGCTCTTTATCGCCATGGCCCTTATCCTCTCTGGCGTGTTCATCAGCCAATGGGGCGCACTCACCCGCCTGTTTCGCCGCAGGTGAGCGCCAGCGCACAGGTCACAGGGCCAGGCCGCGCATTGATACATTATAACACCGCACCCATCTGCCCTGCATGACCAACCTTCATGTGAGCAAAAGAGAGGGCCTGCCAACCGAGATGCAGACCCTCCTTCGGGCTACCCCGCGCGAATCCTGGCCGGGGCACCCGAACTTCGCCGCCTCCGTCGCCAAATGGATGGGGGCTCACCAAATGTTCCGCGACCTCGCCCGTGTGACGCGGGAGGATACCGAGGCCTACCTCGACAAGGAGATCAGCGATGATGCCTACACCAGCTCCCTCGCCCGCTTCGGCGACCGGCTGGTCCGCAACCTCCACGGCCACCACGCCTGGGAGGACCGGCGGTTCTTCCCCGAGCTGAACGCGGCGGACAACCGCTTTGAAGCCGGGCTGGAGATGCTGGAAAGCGACCACGTCGAGATGGACGCGCTGCTGGAGCGGTTCACCCGCAAGGGCAACCGCATCATCCAACTCGCCCACCTCGATCCGCCCTCCATGGCGGAAGAGGCAGGCGGTTTCCACAACGAAGCCGTCGCAGCCGAAGCCTTCCTCGCAAGGCATCTGACCGATGAGGAAGACCTCGTGGTGCCGATCATCCTGCACCACAAGCTCCGAGGTTAATCTGTCGGGCCCGCGTCCACGCGTGGGCCCGGCACAAGGCTCAGTTGGGCCTCAGGCCTGCAAGAAAATAAGGGATTTGAGGATCAGCCGTCAGGCCGCGCTTGCAGCCTCCACTTCGGCCACAATGCTATCAACAACGCGCTCCAGAAGCGCCTCGTCCTCGCACTCCGCCATCACCCTTATCAGCGGCTCGGTGCCGCTCTTGCGGATCAGCAGCCGCCCCTTGCCTGCCAGCTCGGCCTCCGCCTCCGCCAGCCGGGCCTTTACCTGCGCCGCCTCCAGCGGGGTCTCGCCCGCCGCGTATCGCACGTTCTTCAGCAACTGCGGCACCGGCTCGAAGCTGCGCGCCAATTCGCTCGCACGCCGCCCGGTGCCCACCATCGCCGCCAAAAACTGAATGCCCGCCAGCAGCCCGTCACCGGTGGTGGCATAATCCGTCATCACGATATGGCCCGACTGCTCGCCACCAAGGTTGAAGCCCCCGGCCCGCATCCGCTCCACCACGTAGCGGTCGCCCACGCCGGTGCGCTCCAGCCGCAGGCCCCGGCCCTCCAAAAAGCGCTCCAGCCCGAGGTTGCTCATCACGGTGGCCACCAAGGCCCCGCCCTTCAAAATGCCAAGGTCGCCCCAGCGGGCCGCCAGCAGCGCCATCACCTGGTCGCCATCGGCAATCGCGCCAGTCTCATCGATAATCATCACCCGGTCAGCGTCGCCATCAAGGCAGATGCCCACATCGGCCCCATGCGCCACGACTGCCTCGGCGGCGGCCTGCGGCGCGGTCGAACCACATTTGTCGTTGATGTTGTAGCCGTTGGGCGAAACGCCCAATGGCACCACCTCCGCACCAAGCTCCCAAAGCACCTCGGGCGCGGTCTTGTAGGCCGCGCCATTTGCGCAATCCACAACCACCTTCAGCCCGGCCAGCGAGCCCCCCACCGGAAAGCTCGCCTTGGCCCGTTCCACGTAGCGAAAGCGGCCATCGTCGATCCGCTTGGCCCGGCCAATGTTCTCGGCTGCCGCAGGCTCCACACCGCTCGCCACCAGCCCTTCGATCTCTTCTTCCGCCTCGTCCGACAGCTTGAAGCCATCGGGGCCGAAAAACTTGATCCCGTTGTCATGGGCCGGGTTGTGAGAAGCCGAAATCATGATGCCCAGATCGGCGCGCATCGAGCTTGTCAGGTAGCCCACTGCCGGGGTCGGCACCGGGCCGAGCAGCAGCACGTTCATCCCTGTGCTCGTAAGCCCCGCCGTCAGCGCGTTTTCAAACATGTAGCCAGACAGGCGGGTATCCTTGCCAATCACCACCCGGTGCCCACTGGCCCCGTCCCGGCGAAAGTAGCGGCCCGCAGCCGCGCCCAGCTTCAGCGCCACCTCGGCGGTCATCGGGGCCGAATTGGCCTTGCCGCGCACCCCGTCGGTTCCAAACAGCGTTCTGCCCATCATGGCCCCCTCACATGCCCCATTGCGCGGCGGCGAGCCTCAGGCCCTGCCGCGTTTCCCGCGCATCATGCACCCGTAATAGCTGCACCCCCTGCCCGGCGGCAAGCACGGCCAGCGCGAGGCTGCCGGGCATGCGCTCCGCCGCCACCTCCTCGCCCGCCAGCTTGCCGATAAAGCCCTTGCGCGACACGCCCAGCAGCACCGGGCAACCCAGCGCATGGAAGAGCGAAAGCCGCGAGAGCAGCGCAAGGTTGTGGGTCATGGTCTTGCCAAAGCCGATGCCCGGGTCCACCACCACGCGTTCCCGGGCGATCCCGGCAGCCTCGGCAGCGGCAACGCGCTCTGCAAGGTGGTCGTACACGTCAAGCAGCACGTCGGTATAGCGCGGGTCATCCTGCATGGTCTCGGGGCTGCCCTGCGCATGCATCAGGCAAATTGGCGCGCCCGCATCCGCCGTGGCCCCGGCAATGGCCGGGTCAAACAGCATGGCCGACACATCGTTTACCATGTCCGCCCCTGCCGCCAGCCCGGCGCGGGCCACCTCGGCCTTGCGGGTATCCAGCGAAATGGGCGTGGCACAGCCCTTGGCCCTCAGCGCCTCTACCACCGGCACCACGCGCGACAGTTCTTCGATCACCGAGACCTCCACCGCGCCGGGCCGGGTGCTTTCGCCGCCGATGTCGAGGATGTCGGCCACCTCGGCAAGCGCCAGCGCATTGGCCAACTCGCGGCCCTCGTGCTGGCCACCGTCCGAAAAACTGTCGGGCGTCACATTGAGGATCGCCATGATCCGCGGCACATCCATCGTCAGCCCCGCCACCGGAAAGCGCGGGGCAGTCAGCCGGGCCAACTCATCTTCCTGCAGCGCGGAGGCCGGCAGCAACTCCGGCGCGGCCTCCCGGCGCAGCACCTCCACCCTGTCAAACCAGCACCACCCCCCGGCCAGCGTCAACGCGCCCTCGGGGCGGGCCGGGTCTGTCTGTACCAGGGGGCGGATGTATCTCATGTCGCCAACTCTCCCGCGATCCACGCCGCAAGCGCCTCAGGGCGCGCTTCGGGCGGCTCCACGGCGGTGAGCACCAGCTTTGAAGGGGCCCAGAAGGCTGGGATGCCCTGCGCCGCGCAAAAACCGATCTCGGTGCGGCTCGCCACCACCCGCGCGCCCTCCACGCTCTCTGCGGCGATCCAGGCCGCCTGCTCCATCGCCAGCAGCATTACCCGCGCGCGTGCCTCGTCGCCCCGCGCCTTGGGCACGTAGCCGGGTGTCACCACGTAAAGCACCGGCCCCTCGGCGGGCGGCACGGCAGAGCCCAGCACCATCAGGCACACCTCGGGGACGGCTGCGGGAAGCGCCACTGGCTCCACCTCACCGCGCACCCGCAGCGCCTCGACGCCCAGCACAAACTCGCCGCGCTCCAGCTTGTCGATCCGCACGGCCATGCGGGCCACGCGCGGCTCGCTGAACACCCGCGCGGCGATCCGGTCCACCAGCGTTTCCAGCAGGTCCACCCGGCCCTCGGCCAGCGAGGCATCGACCGCGCCAATCAGCGTGTCGTAGCTCACCACCTTGTCGACATCATCACCCGCAGGCGCGCCCACCACCTCGGCATGCACCTCAAAGCACAGCCGCTGCGCCACGCCGCGCTCATCGGCAAAGGCGCCGATCTCAACATCGCGGTAAAGCTCCCTGAGGGCGATCACATCGCGGGGGGCATGATGCGAAAAGGCGAGGCCGGTTTCATCCATGCCTCGCCTAATTCCACGACCTGCGACCAAGTTCAATGGCCGCGCGGCCCGATCAGATCACACGCACCTGCGTGCCGATCGGCGTCAGCTCGAAGAGCTCCGCGATCAGCTCGTTGTATGTGCCGATGCAGCCCGAGGACGAGCGCCGCCCGATCTTGCGGGTGTCATGGGTGCCATGGATCAGGTAGGCGGGCCAGCTGAGATACATCGCATGGGTGCCCAGCGGGTTGTCGGGGCCCGGCGGCATGTAATGCAGGCTCGGGTCGCGCTTCATCATCGAGGGGGTCGGCGTCCAGTCCGGGCCAACCTTCTTGCGCACGATCTCGGTGTAGCCAGTGCGCTTGAGGTCGTCGGTCAGCGGCACCGAAGTCGGGTAGACCTTGTAGGTCGCGCCATCGCCCGACCAAAAGTGCAGCGCCCGGCTGATGGTGTCGCAAACAATCGTGGCTTTGCCCAAATCGCTGAAATGGTCACGCCAGTTTTGCGCCTGAAAGCTCGATGCGTTGCGGCGCACCTGTGCCTGGCGGCTTACCGAGGTCGGATCAATCTCTTCGGCCCAGCTCACAGCGGGAGCGGCGGCCAGCGCGGCAGTGCCGGCAAGAAGGCGTCGTCTGGAAATCATTGAAGTCGTGCCTCGTTCAACGTCTCGTGGTTGCGTCTCACCTGCCACGTCGGGCGCTCCGCCGCTACTCACATATCAGTGAAAATGAATGCGACAGTGCAGCATTGCAACGGTGCCCCGCTCTCGCGCCTTACGAGCGCGGGTGCCGGTAGAAGCTGTGCACACCGATCCGGGCGGTGCGCGGAAACTGACGGGCCCAGCTCGGACGCACGGCGTTGGTGTGATAATGGGTCGCCCCGCCGGTCAGCTGGCGCGGCGCGCCATTGAGCACAAGCCAAGCGATCTTGCCCACCCGGTCATAGGCAGCCTGTTCGCGGATGGCGTCGGAGTAGCCGTCGCAGGTGTAGGTAAACTGGCACTGATACTTGCGCCCGGTGCCTTGGTTGACCACGGCGCAAACCGTCGAGGGGTAAAGCCCCGAGTCCACGCGGTTCAGGATCACCTCGGCAACGGCAAACTGCCCCTTCACCGTCTCGCCGCGCGCCTCAAAGTAGAGCGCTTCGGCAAGGCAGGCCCATTCGGCACCGCCGTTGCTCACGCGGGGCTGGCTATCAACCCACTGGCGGCTATAGCTCACCTTGATCGAGCCGGGCTTGCCAAAGGTGCTGCGCGGCGCCGTTGCCAAACGCTTGATCCGCTTGCCGCTCACCGCCTGAAACGCCTTGCGCTCCTGCCCGAGCAGCGCGTCGAGACGTTGGTTCATCTCAGGATCAGTGGGAGCCCCCGCCTCGATCACCTCTGTCGGCACCGTCGAAGTCGACATCACCGTTTCGGCAGTTGCAGGCATCGTGGCGGCGGTCAGGCCCAAAAGGGACAGGACCAGCGCGGGCATGTTCCGGCGCAGGTTGTGCATCGTAATCTCACTCTAGCGGCACGTCCCAGGCTCGTGCCCAGCCGAGGGGGCGCTTAGCGGATGACACAGCGTCCTGTCCACCCCCCGGTGCCAGCCTGCGCTCAATCGGCGCAGTTCAGCGCAGATTGTTTCCGAAGCGCCACCAATCAGCGCGAAAATCCGTTGAAAAATCTAACGAAGCTCTCCCGGCGCATCTCCCGCGCGGTCCCGAATCGCAAGGTGCGCGGCCGCCAGCCGGGCCACGGGCACCCGGAACGGGGAGCAGGACACGTAGTCAAACCCGGCCTCACGGCAGAAGGCAATCGTGTCCGGGTCGCCGCCATGCTCGCCGCAAACCGAAAGCGTCACCCCCGGCCGCGCCGCGCGCGCCCGCTCGGCGCCCAGCATCAACAGCTCGCCAACGCCCTCCTGATCGAGGGTATGAAACGGGTCTTCAGGGAAAACCTGCTGCTGCACATAGGCCCCCATGAACTTGCCCGCATCATCGCGGCTGAGGCCATAGGTCATCTGGGTCAGGTCATTGGTGCCGAAGCTGAGGAAGGTCGCATGCCCGGCAATATCCCCGGCACGCAGCGCGGCGCGCGG from Oceanicola sp. D3 includes the following:
- a CDS encoding cell wall hydrolase; the encoded protein is MPALVLSLLGLTAATMPATAETVMSTSTVPTEVIEAGAPTDPEMNQRLDALLGQERKAFQAVSGKRIKRLATAPRSTFGKPGSIKVSYSRQWVDSQPRVSNGGAEWACLAEALYFEARGETVKGQFAVAEVILNRVDSGLYPSTVCAVVNQGTGRKYQCQFTYTCDGYSDAIREQAAYDRVGKIAWLVLNGAPRQLTGGATHYHTNAVRPSWARQFPRTARIGVHSFYRHPRS